DNA from Plasmodium yoelii strain 17X genome assembly, chromosome: 13:
TTATATTCTGCAAAAATgcacaaaaaatattaaagagTACATTCCAAAATTTTGTAAGTCCAAcgtatatatgtgtgtatactCCTATAAATATGCATCATTCTGGATATATAGCAgtgttaatataatttaccTTGTTTAGAGGCATCGAAGTTTTTGAAAATTAAGTTGAGTTGATAATTTACTTCATCAATTAGTTTAGGATATTCATCTaactttttttcttcttcctATAAAGAAAGCATCGAAACAAAGCGAAAACGACCATGAAagtaaatatgaatatataggTGCATAGGAAGGAAACAAATACGATTTCattttattctatttttCTTACTAAAGCGCTTTCCTTTAGTTCGGTTACAAGAACAGTGTTTGCCTCGATTTCTATATGAATATTGTggtaaaaacaaaaatgaattagtaaataattaaatatatatatagtggcaaaatgtaataataaacGAAGTggcattataaaaaaatgtaaaaaataatagtaaatataataacaaaatttaCAAGTGTACCATAATTTATTCTATTTAttgacttttttttttcccttgTCTTATTTTTCATGATTTCTATTTGTTCTAAAATTttcaagaaaaaaaaataataataaatatattggtTTGAGAAAATTTGCAATTTTCAAATATgctatatataaaacaatgaAAGTGTATTGCTCAATAGGTAGCTAGCCATCTAAATaatcatgtatatatataaataaataaatacatatatgttcACACACACACACGAATAATGGTTATATCTGTATTCTCTCAATAAATCGTACTTTTCTCCTGCTCtatatatgatattaaaTCATTATACTGCTTTTCATTGTTATcagtaattttatttaactgCAATTGGAGAGTTTTTTTTACTTCGCTACTATCTAGTAATTCTTCCATTtggcatatttttatttcagtaattatattttggtatgacttttatattgttatacTGTTATTGCTATTCCTATTTGTATTATCACCCCGTCTaggtattttttattatttttacaaataaaGTCCCGTAATATATCGTATAGTTTAAgataaaagaaatattaaCAGTTGTGGTTGGGCAGGATATTACGTTTTATTGTATATGAATAATgtgtgtattatatatagctgtatataataatatgtatactaattatgcatatttttaatgcttatatacacacatatatatattatgtatagatatatttataatagcCCTTTTCACATTTCCccaaatatttttcatatgcTTGTATTcacgaattaaaaaaattactaaaaCATTGTTGCCAAagattatattaaaaaaaaaatattaagttGTAACATAAAAGCGTTAACaggaatatataaaaaaaaaatgaaatgaaaataataaagctTTCAAAGttgataaatttataaaactaATAAACTGATAAAATTTACATAATCGATAAACTTAATGGGTTAATTCACATTTTCTAGTTTaagttattaaaattatttttgattttggagggaaaaaaaagaagcaACCTTTGccatatatacattaataatAATCCAAGCATACAAAGCATATATATTgtcttgtttttttttttttttttatcatttatatagACGAAATGCAGAAAggaaatttaatttataatttttgttcATAAACTTACAACCTcatatcatatattttaaatggacgaaaaaaaaaaattaatataaatgtaagAAATTACACAATGATTTGCATACATTgctgatatatttttttcactgATTTTTTACTAAGCAAagatatatgcataatacaataaaaaataatataaaaataatattattatgaaataaaaatatataaaatagtaaataagtaaaataaaatgtgtaCGTTAAAAATATCAAACGTAAAATGCAAAATTATGGGGAATGATATAATGACTTAATGAATGTGAAAAATGGTCGGAGCAATAAATTGTTTGAAAGTTTTTATCTTTTtgatttttcatttttgatttttcatttttgatTTTTGCTTAGTGAATGTATTAAGCCAAAAAAGAGGGAAATATCatgaaatagaaaaataatttataaaatttacttCCCTCTATccaattttaattattactTTGCAAGGATATTTCTTgcatttccattttttttaacatgtCTTGTAATAAATTTGCATTTTGATCAATCTTCGAGTTTACAAGGTCTATATTTTTCTGTGCTTCTTCTAGGGTACTATCTAATTTCGATTGTTGTTTTTCTAAATCTAAGAAAAAATGGAATCAGTAGCAATATAAGTAAAAGGGAGGATATTTAAGTGTGTAATATAAAAAGTGGTATATTCAAACATTTAAtggaaaaaaaggaataaaacATTCGAGCTTATGCcgaattaattatttttttttatttctataccATCTAGTCGTGTAGAAAACGATTGGGCATTATCATGTATTTTCTTCAATTGTTGAAGTCTAGATAAAAGATTAGGAATCATATGATGTGTTTTTTTCCAGACAtctaaaattttaaaaagttCATCAATGGATTCTTCATAGTTTCCCTTTtcttttgttatatttaatacatcttttttaaacttttttaaatttagaaATTCTGATTGAAgattttgcatttttttttttacattttctaATTTACTAGAATCTAATAAacttaatttattatataaatctaATATGGCATGATTTAGGTCATCATATGGAAGCATAGACATTTTTTCAACTCCTAAAATTTTTTCCATGTGTGCAATTTTCCTTTCAAGTATTAGCAAATCTTTTACTTGAACatcttttatttcatcatttttttctttggaACTATTGAGAGTATATATTCCAATTTTTCTCATAAAAGAATcaatatcttttattttttcatcatcaGAAGTTTTTTCATTGTTTAGTTTGATAAAGTCGTTGAAAGTATCATCAGTTTGCAATTTTTTTAGCatttcataaataatttcCTCATTTTTagaatcattattattagtaCATTCCTTTGATAAATCATTTTgctttttcacatttttttttttcaagatTTTGACTaatttatcatcatttaaaatgttgttaatatcatttttaagtGCGAACAATTCTAATAAAACTTCGGGGGGTTCTCTattatgcataatttttttgacaATTTGTTCATGTTCTATTAGTTCGTTTTTATCTAACTGGTTTTCTTCGTTTTTTTTGATACTAGTATCACCATTTTGTGTATTTTCGTCATTTTGGTCATTTTTGGCTATATCGTTAATATATACCATCATATCTTCAATTTcacattttaatttttgtaaatatgATAGCGGATCATTTAAATAAGAactcatattattattatattcataattCGTTGCGTCATTATATCGAATTTTGGAAGGGTCGATTTCTACAACAACCCCATTATTGTAACATTTAAATGTTTTGTTCTTATAATATTCGTATAAATATAAAGGTTTATTGTTTTCACTTTCATCTAAAATtgcattattatcattattgaaaattttaacatcatttttatttccattaaGATTAGTTATGAAATTGggatttttttcatctaatgaaacactttttttatttactattttttctCCATATTCGgatgataaaattttattttctatttttgcATTATCTTGTTTTGCCACAGTACTAGATAAATATGTGTCTAATGGGGAtgaatatatgttaatattaatttcgtccaaaaaatttttattcatgTTAACTATATCTTTATATAATTCAGTAGAATTATTATGGCATATTGAATAATTTGATGTTTCAGGAACATATTCAAATACATCTTTTTCTTGAGATGGAAAAAAGAAGTTTCTCATGTCTACTTTTATGTTTTCCTTTCCCaatttcttatttttatttatatgtaacaCATCTTCTTTATTACTAGTATGCTCGGACCCAAATAATTTACTTATACGTTTTTTGCTCAtcatttgtttgttttttaacTTTATTCCCTGTATAAGACTACTATTATTGTCATCATGCTTAGAGTGATACGAATCGTCAAGGTCATGTACCACTGAAGGATATTGAttcttattaatattttcttcgATATTATATTGAGTATTCAACGATCTATCTTCTactatattttcttcattttcttcattttcttttggTAATGGCGATTGTGAAAAAATTAACTCCTCTCTCTTTAGAGTATTgtctatattatttgtacTATTAATTGATTTTACAGTTTCCCCATTTTTACCCATTATCCTATAGTTTTCCTTCTCATTCTGTTCGtcttttttactattttcattttttgcaATATTTTCAGATCTATCAGATTGTTCTATTTGATCAAAATCGCAACTATGaaaattttcttcattttgttcttttgatgtttttttttcaatttttttcatgttttgagaatatattttttgttatttttttgttttcttGAGTTGGTAGTGGATATATAATTATCTAATGTAggcattaaaaatatgtatattatttttttttttaattttgaacaaattgaataaaaatataacacaTTAGGgatatattgtataaaattatgttGAGGAAAttagaagaaaatatatgaaatatatgtgttttttttcattataatgtattttattcttatatattgcactattatattatatttgtaatGCTTTAtgatgttatatttttattttgttcgtCTATGCCATTTCATTttggtattttatttttatttaagaaaaaaaactgAAAACTGAGAAaatgtatttataaaaaaagaaaaaggccgcgataaataaaaatatatatattgtatacaCATGTAGCCTTTTGCAGTATTGCTATATGTTTATGTAATTTCTctattttccatattttttaaaaaggtgtaatatattttttatacagtctacaaaattatattaagatatatttattgtatttaaaaaaaatataaatataaatataaatatacagtTTAACCGTTTATATTACTTAATATTACACACAGTagtgttataaaaatatataatgctcaaaaaaatattcttatAAACATAAACCTTCCCATATGTTACAAGAGTCTTTTATTGaagatttattatatatgcttGTAGAAGAATAGACATTTGTTATTCAAACTAATATAAcaatgaatttttttatattacaaaagggtaattttataaagttatttcattttttcataagttcCTGAAAATTACTAACaggaaataaaatttttattttttttttaaaaatgcttataaaataataaataattaaaggATACCATTGTACTTAATTATTCAAAGACTACCATAGTTAACAACACCGGAGTGAATTAATAAACAATTtcattgttaaaaaaattaagtgaCGAAAAATATGTTGGTTATATGCGATAAAAACAatgcttatttttattatt
Protein-coding regions in this window:
- a CDS encoding kinetochore protein SPC25, putative; this encodes MEELLDSSEVKKTLQLQLNKITDNNEKQYNDLISYIEQEKKQIEIMKNKTREKKKSINRINYEIEANTVLVTELKESALEEEKKLDEYPKLIDEVNYQLNLIFKNFDASKQEYKTVKLHRDHIQNEWTKKLETLYNLLGFEIILEDNKIIIEFSNIQISDPKKKYRASITLHDGMYEAVETIPRINKFEDYVNGLNRGLPFTTFCCLLRKSFKELQ
- a CDS encoding dynactin subunit 2, putative, with the protein product MKKIEKKTSKEQNEENFHSCDFDQIEQSDRSENIAKNENSKKDEQNEKENYRIMGKNGETVKSINSTNNIDNTLKREELIFSQSPLPKENEENEENIVEDRSLNTQYNIEENINKNQYPSVVHDLDDSYHSKHDDNNSSLIQGIKLKNKQMMSKKRISKLFGSEHTSNKEDVLHINKNKKLGKENIKVDMRNFFFPSQEKDVFEYVPETSNYSICHNNSTELYKDIVNMNKNFLDEININIYSSPLDTYLSSTVAKQDNAKIENKILSSEYGEKIVNKKSVSLDEKNPNFITNLNGNKNDVKIFNNDNNAILDESENNKPLYLYEYYKNKTFKCYNNGVVVEIDPSKIRYNDATNYEYNNNMSSYLNDPLSYLQKLKCEIEDMMVYINDIAKNDQNDENTQNGDTSIKKNEENQLDKNELIEHEQIVKKIMHNREPPEVLLELFALKNDINNILNDDKLVKILKKKNVKKQNDLSKECTNNNDSKNEEIIYEMLKKLQTDDTFNDFIKLNNEKTSDDEKIKDIDSFMRKIGIYTLNSSKEKNDEIKDVQVKDLLILERKIAHMEKILGVEKMSMLPYDDLNHAILDLYNKLSLLDSSKLENVKKKMQNLQSEFLNLKKFKKDVLNITKEKGNYEESIDELFKILDVWKKTHHMIPNLLSRLQQLKKIHDNAQSFSTRLDDLEKQQSKLDSTLEEAQKNIDLVNSKIDQNANLLQDMLKKMEMQEISLQSNN